A stretch of the Erinaceus europaeus chromosome 1, mEriEur2.1, whole genome shotgun sequence genome encodes the following:
- the TGM6 gene encoding protein-glutamine gamma-glutamyltransferase 6, with protein MAGIRVIDVDWQRSKNSAAHHTQEYPCPELVVRRNQMFTLTLELSRALDSEEALVFTVETGPQASEAMSTKAVFQTAELEVSDTWIAVKEAQAENTVTVCLASPPNAVIGRYLLNARSSSRRKHSDHKLGEFVLLFNPWCPEDDVFLASEEERQEYVLNDSGIIFRGVEKHIRAQGWNYGQFDEDILNICLSILDRSPSHQDDPATDVSRRHDPIYITRVISAMVNSNNDRGVVQGQWQGKYGGGTSPLHWRGSVDILRKWFKGRFKPVKYGQCWVFAGVMCTVLRCLGIATRVVSNFNSAHDTDRNLSVDKYVDSFGRTLEDLTEDSMWNFHVWNESWFARQDLGPSYNGWQVLDATPQEESEGVFRCGPASVTAIREGDVHLAHDGPFVFAEVNADYITWLWNEDQSRERVYSDTKKIGRCISTKAVGSDTRLDITGLYKYPEGSRKERQVYSKAVRKLFGVEAWGRKTRLRRAGGHGLWRDDLLEPAAKPSITGKFKLLAPPVLGHNLKLALYLANLTTQVQRVRVNLSGATILYTRRPVAEILHESHMVRLGPEEEKRIPIAISYSQYKKDLTEDKKILLAAMCHVIKGEKLLVEKDITLEDFITIKVLGPATVGVAVLVQVMVANPLFERVQDCKLMVEGSGLLQEQLSIDVPSLGPQEKTSVQFSITPSKSGPRQLQVDFISPHFPDVKGFMIIDVAIAK; from the exons ATGGCAG GTATCAGAGTCATCGATGTGGACTGGCAGAGGTCAAAAAACAGTGCTGCCCACCACACCCAGGAGTACCCTTGCCCAGAACTGGTGGTTCGCAGAAACCAGATGTTCACCCTGACATTggagctaagcagagctctggaCAGTGAGGAGGCCCTGGTCTTCACAGTGGAGACAG GACCCCAGGCTTCTGAGGCCATGAGCACCAAAGCTGTGTTCCAGACAGCAGAGCTGGAGGTGAGCGACACCTGGATAGCAGTGAAGGAAGCACAGGCCGAGAACACCGTAACTGTCTGCCTTGCCAGCCCTCCCAATGCCGTCATCGGCCGCTACCTGCTGAATGCCCGCTCTTCCTCCCGACGCAAGCACAGTGACCATAAGCTGGGCGAGTTTGTTCTCCTTTTCAATCCATGGTGCCCAG AGGATGACGTGTTTCTGGcctcagaggaagagagacaggagtaCGTGCTCAATGACAGCGGGATCATCTTCCGAGGCGTGGAGAAGCACATccgagcccagggctggaactaCGGGCAG TTTGATGAGGACATCCTGAACATCTGCCTCTCCATCTTGGACCGAAGTCCCAGTCACCAAGACGATCCAGCCACAGATGTGTCCCGCCGCCACGACCCTATCTACATCACTCGGGTCATCAGCGCCATG GTGAACAGCAACAACGACCGGGGAGTAGTACAAGGCCAGTGGCAGGGCAAGTACGGCGGTGGCACCAGCCCCCTGCACTGGCGTGGCAGTGTGGACATCCTGCGCAAGTGGTTCAAGGGCAGGTTCAAGCCAGTCAAATATGGCCAATGCTGGGTCTTCGCGGGAGTTATGTGCACAG TCCTTAGGTGCCTGGGGATCGCAACAAGGGTAGTGTCCAATTTTAACTCGGCCCATGACACAGACAGAAACCTGAGTGTGGACAAATATGTGGACTCATTTGGCCGGACGCTGGAGGACCTGACGGAAGACAGCATGTG GAACTTCCATGTCTGGAATGAGAGCTGGTTTGCCCGGCAGGACCTGGGCCCCTCTTACAATGGCTGGCAGGTTCTGGATGCCACCCCCCAGGAGGAGAGTGAAG GTGTGTTCCGGTGCGGCCCAGCCTCTGTCACCGCAATCCGTGAAGGTGATGTGCACCTGGCCCACGATGGACCCTTTGTGTTTGCGGAGGTGAACGCGGACTACATCACCTGGCTCTGGAACGAGGACCAGAGCCGGGAACGAGTGTACTCCGACACCAAGAAGATTGGCAGGTGCATCAGCACCAAGGCGGTAGGCAGTGACACCCGTCTGGACATCACAGGCCTCTACAAGTACCCAGAAG GCTCGCGGAAGGAGAGACAGGTGTACAGCAAGGCGGTGAGGAAGCTGTTCGGCGTGGAGGCCTGGGGGAGGAAGACCCGGTTGCGCAGGGCGGGTGGCCACGGTCTGTGGCGCGATGACCTGCTGGAGCCCGCTGCCAAGCCCAGCATCACCGGCAAGTTCAAGCTGCTGGCGCCGCCTGTGCTGGGCCACAACCTGAAGCTGGCCCTGTACTTGGCCAACCTCACTACTCAGGTGCAGCGGGTCCGCGTCAACCTGAGCGGAGCCACCATCCTCTACACCCGGCGGCCAGTAGCCGAGATCCTGCATGAGTCCCACATGGTGCGTCTGGGGCCCGAGGAAG AAAAAAGGATTCCTATTGCAATATCTTACTCTCAGTACAAGAAAGATCTGACAGAAGATAAGAAGATCCTGTTGGCTGCCATGTGCCATGTCATCAAAGGAGAGAAACTCCTAGTAGAGAAGGACATTACTCTGGAGGACTTCATCACCATTAAG GTGTTGGGCCCAGCCACAGTGGGAGTTGCTGTTCTGGTGCAAGTGATGGTGGCCAATCCCCTCTTTGAAAGAGTACAAGACTGTAAGCTGATGGTGGAGGGCAGTGGCCTTCTCCAGGAACAGCTCAGCATTGA TGTACCCAGCTTGGGGCCCCAAGAGAAGACCTCAGTCCAGTTTAGCATCACCCCGTCCAAGAGTGGCCCCAGGCAACTGCAGGTGGACTTCATCAGCCCCCACTTCCCAGATGTCAAGGGCTTCATGATCATCGACGTGGCTATCGCTAAGTGA